A stretch of Microbacterium sp. 4R-513 DNA encodes these proteins:
- a CDS encoding isoprenyl transferase: MTPKPYTHRDAVPYRAVDWTGLYPPAYPKGAVPQHVAIVMDGNGRWANRKGLTRVEGHKAGEAALLDVVAGAIQAGVRHLSVYAFSTENWSRSPDEVRFLMGFNRDVLHRRRDQLNEWGVRVRWAGRKPRLWGSVVKELQYAEQLTAANDVLTLTMCVNYGGRVELVDAVRSIADDVAAGRIRPSAVSEKLIQRRLYIPDMPDVDLFVRSSGEQRTSNFLLWESAYAEFVFLDTLWPDFSRTDLWRAIDLYLDRDRRFGGAVDAPSETGL; this comes from the coding sequence GTGACGCCGAAGCCCTACACGCACCGCGATGCGGTGCCCTACCGCGCTGTCGACTGGACAGGGCTCTACCCGCCCGCCTACCCCAAGGGCGCCGTGCCGCAGCATGTCGCGATCGTCATGGACGGCAACGGACGCTGGGCGAACCGCAAGGGCCTCACGCGCGTAGAGGGCCACAAGGCGGGCGAGGCGGCGCTGCTCGATGTCGTCGCCGGGGCGATCCAGGCCGGGGTGAGGCATCTGTCGGTCTACGCGTTCTCGACCGAGAACTGGTCGCGCTCGCCCGATGAGGTGCGCTTCCTCATGGGCTTCAACCGCGACGTGCTGCATCGCCGCCGCGATCAGCTCAACGAGTGGGGCGTGCGGGTCCGGTGGGCCGGGCGCAAGCCGCGGCTGTGGGGCTCGGTCGTCAAGGAGCTGCAGTACGCCGAGCAGCTCACCGCGGCGAACGACGTCCTGACGCTCACGATGTGCGTCAACTACGGCGGTCGTGTCGAGCTCGTCGACGCGGTGCGCTCGATCGCCGACGACGTCGCCGCCGGGAGGATCCGGCCGAGCGCCGTCTCGGAGAAGCTCATCCAGCGCCGGCTCTACATCCCCGACATGCCCGACGTCGACCTCTTCGTGCGGTCGAGCGGCGAGCAGCGAACGTCGAACTTCCTGCTGTGGGAGTCGGCCTATGCCGAGTTCGTGTTCCTCGACACCCTGTGGCCCGACTTCAGCCGCACGGATCTGTGGCGGGCGATCGACCTCTATCTGGACCGCGACCGGCGGTTCGGCGGCGCGGTCGACGCTCCGTCGGAAACAGGGCTCTGA
- a CDS encoding DsbA family oxidoreductase yields the protein MTEPIRIDVWSDIACPWCYIGKRNLEKGLAEASADDDAPFVEVTYHSFELSPDTPVDFEGGEADYLARHKGISAEQATGMLDRVTGVAADAGLEYRFDILKHTNTVKAHELLHFAKDQGRQLELAERLMSAYFTEGRHVGREDELVSLAVDAGLDGDAAREALRSGRYLAAVRADQAQASAYGINGVPFFVIDGKYGVSGAQPAEAFAQIARQVWAEHRDADEDAA from the coding sequence GTGACCGAACCCATCCGAATCGACGTCTGGAGCGATATCGCCTGCCCGTGGTGCTACATCGGCAAGCGGAATCTCGAGAAGGGACTCGCCGAGGCATCCGCCGACGACGACGCCCCCTTCGTGGAGGTGACGTACCACTCCTTCGAGCTCTCGCCCGACACGCCGGTCGATTTCGAGGGCGGTGAGGCGGACTATCTGGCCCGGCACAAGGGCATCTCTGCGGAGCAGGCCACCGGCATGCTCGACCGGGTCACCGGTGTCGCGGCCGACGCCGGACTGGAATACCGGTTCGACATCCTCAAGCACACGAACACCGTGAAGGCCCACGAGCTCCTCCACTTCGCGAAGGATCAGGGCCGCCAGCTCGAGCTGGCAGAGCGGCTCATGTCGGCGTACTTCACCGAGGGCCGCCACGTCGGGCGCGAGGACGAGCTCGTCTCGCTGGCTGTCGACGCGGGTCTCGACGGCGACGCAGCCCGCGAGGCTCTGCGGAGCGGGCGCTATCTCGCGGCCGTGCGCGCCGACCAGGCGCAGGCATCCGCGTACGGCATCAACGGCGTGCCGTTCTTCGTCATCGACGGCAAGTACGGGGTTTCCGGCGCGCAGCCCGCCGAGGCGTTCGCGCAGATCGCGCGCCAGGTGTGGGCCGAGCACCGCGACGCCGACGAGGACGCCGCCTGA
- the recO gene encoding DNA repair protein RecO → MPTYRDEVVVLRTHKLGEADRIVTLLSRRHGKLRAVAKGVRRTSSRFGSRLEPFMVADVQLYQGRSLDIVQQAESLGSYGAEIAVHYDRYTSASAMVEAADRLNEAEATPQQYLLLVGGLRALARGDHASRSILDSYLLRAMALSGWAPSLDECARCSRPGPHDTFVAQLGGMICHDCAPTGAARVPAETVALLQSLMAGEWEEVDAASPAATAAASGLIAAYAQWHLERGIRSLSHVESAPREAAR, encoded by the coding sequence GTGCCCACCTACCGCGACGAAGTCGTGGTCCTGCGGACCCACAAGCTGGGCGAGGCCGACAGGATCGTGACGCTGCTGAGCCGCCGCCACGGCAAGCTCCGCGCCGTCGCCAAGGGCGTGCGGCGCACGTCGTCGCGCTTCGGCTCGCGCCTCGAGCCCTTCATGGTCGCCGACGTGCAGCTGTACCAGGGGCGGTCGCTCGACATCGTGCAGCAGGCCGAGTCGCTCGGATCGTACGGCGCCGAGATCGCGGTGCACTACGACCGCTACACGTCGGCCAGTGCCATGGTCGAGGCGGCCGATCGCCTCAACGAGGCCGAGGCGACGCCGCAGCAGTATCTCCTCCTCGTGGGCGGGCTCCGCGCCCTCGCGCGCGGCGATCACGCGTCGCGCAGCATCCTGGACTCCTACCTGCTGCGCGCCATGGCGCTCTCGGGCTGGGCGCCGTCGCTCGACGAGTGCGCCCGGTGCAGCCGCCCGGGGCCGCACGACACGTTCGTCGCGCAGCTCGGCGGCATGATCTGCCACGACTGCGCGCCGACGGGCGCGGCGCGGGTCCCCGCCGAGACGGTCGCGCTCCTCCAGTCGCTGATGGCGGGGGAGTGGGAGGAAGTGGATGCCGCGTCCCCGGCGGCCACGGCCGCCGCGTCGGGGCTCATCGCGGCGTATGCGCAGTGGCACCTGGAACGAGGCATCCGCTCGCTCTCGCACGTCGAGTCCGCGCCCCGGGAGGCCGCCCGGTGA
- a CDS encoding glutathione peroxidase has protein sequence MTQAVDVSLRDIPFQTAEGETKTLADYGDKVLLVVNVASKCGLTPQYEQLEELQRAYADRGFTVLGFPCNQFAGQEPGSMDEILDYCAMTWGVTFPVLDKVKVNGGKAAPLYKALKKTRDAEGKRGPVLWNFEKFVLTPDGAMHRFRPNVKPDDPAIVEVIERNLPA, from the coding sequence ATGACCCAGGCCGTCGACGTCTCGCTCCGCGACATCCCGTTCCAGACCGCAGAAGGCGAGACCAAGACGCTCGCCGACTACGGCGACAAGGTGCTCCTGGTGGTGAACGTCGCCTCGAAATGCGGGCTCACGCCGCAGTACGAGCAGCTCGAGGAGCTGCAGCGCGCGTACGCCGACCGCGGCTTCACGGTGCTGGGGTTCCCCTGCAACCAGTTCGCGGGTCAGGAGCCGGGATCGATGGACGAGATCCTCGACTACTGCGCCATGACGTGGGGCGTCACCTTCCCGGTCCTCGACAAGGTGAAGGTCAACGGCGGGAAGGCCGCGCCGCTTTACAAGGCGCTCAAGAAGACCCGGGATGCCGAGGGCAAGCGCGGTCCGGTCCTGTGGAACTTCGAGAAGTTCGTGCTCACGCCCGACGGCGCGATGCATCGCTTCCGGCCGAACGTGAAGCCCGACGACCCCGCGATCGTCGAGGTCATCGAGCGGAATCTTCCCGCCTGA
- a CDS encoding amino acid permease, whose translation MSSTDKTTRSATPAKTGNAALSWTTMAILIATAVASVRGLPAMAPYGWASIFLYILPAIVFMVPVAMVAAELASGWKGGVFVWAKEAFGDRVGFVAIWQQWIQNVVWYPAQLAFFASALAYVFNPALANNGLFTGVVILVVYWFSTLIAFRGVKAFAGVSKWGFIAGTIVPSLGLVFFAILFLTGGGQSQLAPISEAQWLPTWTGIASIVLIVSNFLSYAGMEMNAVHVNEMQNPAKNFPKAIVLAAIVILIVFVFPTLAISVGVPADSVNLTQGVLQAFDVFFKQLGMPWATTVMSLLIVFGILASVVTWIPGPSKGLLMVGRQGYLPPSLQKTNQYDMQVPIMVVQGIIVTVLAVLFAIVPSVQSVFWVFSAMAVQLYLIMYMIMFLAAMRLRRTHPDVQRGFRVPAMPLFGWVGFFASLLAFLIGFVEPSSSTMGQPWYSLLLVAGIVVLGVWPFILYAVRKPSWKVHPEVSHAHEDTDPDLTKTEPQVS comes from the coding sequence ATGTCGAGCACTGACAAGACCACACGGTCGGCCACCCCAGCCAAGACGGGCAACGCCGCCCTCTCGTGGACCACGATGGCGATCCTCATCGCCACCGCCGTCGCCAGCGTCCGCGGCCTACCGGCGATGGCTCCGTACGGCTGGGCCTCGATCTTCCTCTACATCCTGCCCGCCATCGTGTTCATGGTCCCGGTCGCGATGGTCGCCGCGGAGCTGGCGAGCGGATGGAAGGGCGGCGTGTTCGTCTGGGCGAAGGAGGCGTTCGGAGACCGCGTCGGATTCGTCGCGATCTGGCAGCAGTGGATCCAGAACGTCGTCTGGTACCCCGCGCAGCTGGCGTTCTTCGCCTCGGCGCTCGCGTACGTGTTCAACCCGGCGCTCGCGAACAACGGCCTCTTCACCGGTGTCGTGATCCTCGTCGTCTACTGGTTCTCGACCCTCATCGCATTCCGCGGCGTCAAGGCGTTCGCCGGCGTCAGCAAGTGGGGCTTCATCGCTGGCACGATCGTCCCGTCACTCGGCCTCGTCTTCTTCGCGATCCTCTTCCTGACGGGAGGCGGCCAGTCGCAGCTGGCTCCGATCTCCGAGGCGCAGTGGCTCCCCACCTGGACGGGCATTGCGAGCATCGTGCTCATCGTGAGCAACTTCCTTTCGTACGCGGGCATGGAGATGAACGCCGTGCACGTGAACGAGATGCAGAACCCGGCGAAGAACTTCCCGAAGGCGATCGTGCTGGCCGCGATCGTGATCCTGATCGTCTTCGTCTTCCCGACGCTCGCGATCTCGGTGGGCGTCCCCGCCGACAGCGTCAACCTCACTCAGGGTGTGCTGCAGGCGTTCGACGTCTTCTTCAAGCAGCTCGGGATGCCCTGGGCGACCACCGTGATGTCGCTGCTCATCGTGTTCGGCATCCTGGCATCGGTGGTCACCTGGATCCCCGGGCCCAGCAAGGGTCTTCTGATGGTCGGCCGCCAGGGCTACCTGCCCCCGTCGCTGCAGAAGACGAACCAGTACGACATGCAGGTGCCGATCATGGTTGTGCAGGGCATCATCGTGACGGTCCTCGCGGTGCTGTTCGCCATTGTGCCGTCGGTGCAGAGCGTGTTCTGGGTGTTCTCCGCGATGGCCGTTCAGCTGTACCTGATCATGTACATGATCATGTTCCTCGCGGCCATGCGGCTGCGGCGCACGCACCCCGACGTCCAGCGCGGCTTCCGCGTCCCGGCGATGCCGCTCTTCGGCTGGGTCGGGTTCTTCGCGAGCCTGCTCGCTTTCCTCATCGGCTTCGTCGAGCCGTCCAGCAGCACGATGGGCCAGCCCTGGTATTCGCTCCTGCTCGTGGCCGGCATCGTCGTGCTGGGCGTCTGGCCGTTCATCCTCTACGCGGTGCGCAAGCCCAGCTGGAAGGTCCACCCCGAGGTCTCGCACGCCCACGAGGACACGGACCCGGACCTCACCAAGACCGAGCCGCAGGTCTCCTGA
- the leuA gene encoding 2-isopropylmalate synthase, which produces MDNTQKPSGMPIHKYRPYHEQIAVELPDRTWPGKRITTAPRWCAVDLRDGNQALIDPMSPERKRIMFDLLVRMGYKEIEVGFPSASQTDFDFVRQLIEEDLIPDDVTIQVLTQARSHLIERTYESIAGAKQAIVHLYNSTSVLQREVVFRTDRQGIVDIALEGARLCREFEKRIPETKVFYEYSPESYTGTELDFALEVCNQVIEIFEPTPDRKVIINLPATVEMATPNVYADSIEWMSRRLAHRENVILSLHPHNDRGTAIAAAELGYMAGADRIEGCLFGNGERTGNVDLVALGINLLTQGIDPQIDFSDIDQIKRTAEYCNQLPVPERSPWAGDLVFTAFSGSHQDAIKKGFEAMEARARAEGVSVDEIDWAVPYLPIDPKDLGRSYEAVIRVNSQSGKGGVAYLLKTDHAIDLPRKLQIEFSGVVQAKTDAEGGEVTSDQIWSIFNDEYLPSDVADDRWGRFELLSTRTQSDMSGDISLEVTLRDGDERVEASGHGNGPVAAFIEIVRAHGFDVTVYDYVEHALSAGGDAQAAAYVELQVDGERLWGVGIDGDISTASLKAIVSGVNRAIRTRERSRELAGV; this is translated from the coding sequence ATGGACAACACCCAGAAGCCCTCCGGCATGCCGATCCACAAGTATCGGCCGTACCACGAGCAGATCGCGGTCGAACTGCCCGACCGCACGTGGCCTGGCAAGCGCATCACGACGGCACCCCGCTGGTGCGCCGTCGACCTGCGCGACGGCAATCAGGCGCTCATCGACCCGATGAGCCCCGAGCGCAAGCGCATAATGTTCGACCTCCTCGTCCGCATGGGCTACAAGGAGATCGAGGTCGGGTTCCCCAGCGCGAGCCAGACCGACTTCGACTTCGTGCGCCAGCTGATCGAAGAGGACCTCATTCCGGACGACGTCACCATCCAGGTGCTGACGCAGGCCCGGTCCCACCTCATCGAGCGCACGTATGAGTCGATCGCCGGCGCCAAGCAGGCGATCGTCCACCTCTACAACTCGACGAGCGTCCTCCAGCGCGAGGTCGTCTTCCGCACCGATCGCCAGGGCATCGTCGACATCGCCCTCGAGGGCGCCCGCCTGTGCCGCGAGTTCGAGAAGCGCATTCCCGAGACGAAGGTCTTCTACGAGTACTCGCCCGAGAGCTACACCGGCACCGAGCTCGACTTCGCGCTCGAGGTGTGCAACCAGGTGATCGAGATCTTCGAGCCGACGCCCGACCGCAAGGTCATCATCAACCTGCCCGCCACGGTGGAGATGGCGACGCCGAACGTCTACGCCGACTCCATCGAATGGATGAGCCGCCGCCTGGCGCACCGCGAGAACGTCATCCTGTCGCTGCACCCGCACAACGACCGCGGCACCGCGATCGCGGCGGCCGAGCTGGGGTACATGGCCGGTGCGGACCGCATCGAGGGATGCCTCTTCGGGAACGGGGAGCGCACGGGCAACGTCGACCTGGTCGCCCTGGGTATCAACCTCCTGACGCAGGGCATCGACCCTCAGATCGACTTCAGCGACATCGACCAGATCAAGCGCACGGCGGAGTACTGCAACCAGCTCCCCGTCCCGGAGCGCAGCCCGTGGGCCGGTGACCTCGTCTTCACGGCCTTCAGCGGGTCGCATCAGGACGCCATCAAGAAGGGCTTCGAGGCCATGGAGGCCCGCGCCCGCGCCGAAGGCGTCTCGGTCGACGAGATCGACTGGGCCGTGCCGTACCTGCCGATCGACCCCAAGGACCTGGGGCGTTCGTACGAGGCGGTCATCCGCGTCAACTCGCAGTCCGGCAAGGGCGGCGTGGCCTACCTGCTCAAGACCGACCATGCGATCGACCTGCCGCGCAAGCTCCAGATCGAGTTCTCGGGCGTCGTGCAGGCGAAGACGGATGCCGAGGGCGGCGAAGTGACGAGCGACCAGATCTGGTCGATCTTCAACGACGAGTACCTGCCGTCCGACGTCGCCGACGACCGCTGGGGAAGGTTCGAGCTGCTGAGCACTCGCACGCAGAGCGACATGTCGGGCGACATCTCGCTCGAGGTCACGCTGCGCGACGGCGACGAGCGAGTCGAGGCATCCGGTCATGGGAACGGCCCTGTCGCGGCGTTCATCGAGATCGTCCGCGCGCACGGGTTCGACGTCACGGTGTACGACTACGTCGAGCACGCGCTCAGCGCGGGCGGCGACGCCCAGGCGGCCGCCTACGTCGAGCTGCAGGTCGACGGCGAGCGGCTGTGGGGCGTCGGCATCGACGGCGACATCTCGACGGCGTCGCTCAAGGCCATCGTCTCAGGCGTCAACCGGGCCATCCGCACGCGTGAGCGTTCGCGGGAGCTCGCCGGCGTCTGA
- the dusB gene encoding tRNA dihydrouridine synthase DusB gives MTTALAPARALRIGPIELDAPVVLAPMAGITNTAFRRLCREYGAGLYVSEMITSRALVERNATTMRLITHHESETPRSIQLYGVDPKTVAEAVRILVAEDRADHIDLNFGCPVPKVTRKGGGAALPWKRELFRDIVTGAVRAAGDIPLTIKMRKGIDSDHLTYLEAGRIGEDAGVASIALHARTAAEFYSGQADWSAIAKLKETVTSVPVLGNGDIWSADDAVRMMAETGCDGVVVGRGCLGRPWLFGDLARALGEPGAAMGEPVDATLGFVAAAFRRHAELLVEFFEDEDRGCRDIRKHVVWYFKGYPVGGDTRARLATVSSLAEIDDLLATLDLEAAYPGAAAEGQRGRAGTPKRPALPDGWLDSQDLGAEASSALAEAELDHSGG, from the coding sequence ATGACGACCGCCCTGGCTCCGGCCCGCGCGCTGCGCATCGGGCCCATCGAGCTCGATGCGCCCGTCGTGCTCGCTCCCATGGCCGGCATCACCAACACGGCCTTCCGTCGCCTGTGCCGCGAGTACGGCGCCGGCCTGTACGTGAGCGAGATGATAACGTCGCGCGCGCTCGTGGAGCGCAACGCCACGACGATGCGCCTCATCACGCACCACGAGTCCGAGACCCCGCGCTCCATCCAGCTCTACGGCGTCGATCCGAAGACGGTCGCCGAGGCGGTCCGGATCCTCGTCGCCGAGGATCGCGCCGATCACATCGACCTGAATTTCGGATGCCCCGTCCCCAAGGTCACCCGCAAGGGCGGGGGAGCGGCCCTCCCGTGGAAGCGCGAGCTGTTCCGCGACATCGTCACAGGCGCCGTCCGCGCCGCGGGCGACATCCCGCTGACGATCAAGATGCGCAAGGGCATCGACTCCGATCACCTCACCTACCTCGAGGCGGGACGTATCGGCGAGGACGCCGGAGTCGCCTCGATCGCGCTCCACGCTCGCACCGCCGCCGAGTTCTACTCCGGCCAGGCCGACTGGTCGGCCATCGCGAAGCTGAAAGAGACCGTCACGAGCGTGCCGGTGCTCGGCAACGGCGACATCTGGTCGGCCGACGACGCGGTGCGCATGATGGCCGAGACGGGCTGCGACGGCGTCGTCGTCGGACGCGGATGCCTCGGCCGTCCGTGGCTGTTCGGCGACCTCGCCCGGGCGCTCGGCGAGCCGGGGGCGGCGATGGGCGAGCCCGTCGACGCGACGCTGGGGTTCGTGGCCGCGGCGTTCCGCCGCCATGCCGAGCTGCTGGTCGAGTTCTTCGAGGACGAGGACCGCGGATGCCGCGACATCCGCAAGCACGTCGTCTGGTACTTCAAGGGATATCCGGTCGGCGGCGACACGCGAGCGCGGCTCGCGACGGTGTCGAGCCTCGCTGAGATCGACGACCTGCTGGCGACCCTCGACCTCGAGGCTGCCTATCCGGGCGCCGCGGCGGAGGGTCAGCGCGGACGCGCCGGAACCCCCAAGCGCCCCGCGCTGCCCGACGGCTGGCTCGACTCGCAGGACCTCGGAGCCGAGGCATCCAGCGCCCTCGCCGAAGCGGAACTCGACCACAGTGGCGGCTGA
- a CDS encoding glutamate decarboxylase, with protein sequence MLHHRDNIRDEILDEVFSSSDLSVSMPKYRIPEKEHLARHAYQVVSDELMMDGNSRQNLATFCQTWLEPEVRALMAETLDKNMIDKDEYPQTAEIEARCVHILADLWNSPDAANTLGTSTTGSSEAAMLGGMALLWNWRARQRAAGKPTDKPNLITGPVQVCWHKFARYWDVELREIPMEGDRFLMTPEEVVKRVDENTIGVVPTLGVTFTGGFEPVQAVSDALDQLQEEQGLDIPIHVDGASGGFLAPFTAPHIIWDFRLPRVKSINTSGHKFGLAPLGVGWVVWRDAADLPEDLIFNVNYLGGNMPTFALNFSRPGGQIVAQYYNFLRLGREGYRKVQQSCYDTAMYLASEIDKLGHFDIINGGSPQEGIPAVSWKLKDGVDHAFTLFDLADRLRARGWQVPAYTMPKNREDLPIQRILVRVGFSRDEASLLMNDYRDAIAHFDKHPITVPMSEEEAGAFHH encoded by the coding sequence ATGCTGCACCACCGCGACAACATCCGCGACGAGATCCTCGACGAGGTCTTCTCATCGAGCGACCTCTCGGTCTCGATGCCGAAGTACCGCATCCCCGAGAAGGAGCACCTCGCCCGGCACGCGTATCAGGTCGTCTCCGACGAGCTCATGATGGACGGCAACTCGCGACAGAACCTCGCGACGTTCTGCCAGACGTGGCTCGAGCCCGAGGTGCGCGCCCTCATGGCCGAGACGCTCGACAAGAACATGATCGACAAGGACGAGTACCCGCAGACGGCCGAGATCGAAGCCCGCTGCGTCCACATCCTGGCCGACCTGTGGAACTCGCCCGACGCCGCCAACACGCTGGGCACGTCGACGACGGGGTCGAGCGAGGCGGCGATGCTCGGCGGGATGGCGCTGCTGTGGAACTGGCGGGCGCGCCAGCGGGCGGCTGGCAAGCCGACCGACAAGCCGAACCTCATCACGGGTCCGGTGCAGGTCTGCTGGCACAAGTTCGCACGGTACTGGGACGTCGAGCTCCGCGAGATCCCGATGGAAGGCGACCGCTTCCTGATGACCCCGGAGGAGGTCGTGAAGCGCGTCGACGAGAACACCATCGGCGTCGTGCCGACTCTCGGGGTGACGTTCACGGGCGGCTTCGAGCCGGTGCAGGCGGTGAGCGACGCGCTCGACCAGCTGCAGGAGGAGCAGGGCCTCGACATCCCGATCCACGTCGACGGAGCGAGCGGCGGCTTCCTGGCGCCGTTCACGGCGCCCCACATCATCTGGGACTTCCGGCTGCCTCGGGTCAAGTCGATCAACACATCCGGCCACAAGTTCGGCCTCGCCCCGCTGGGCGTCGGCTGGGTCGTGTGGCGGGATGCCGCGGACCTCCCCGAGGACCTGATCTTCAACGTCAACTACCTCGGCGGCAACATGCCGACGTTCGCGCTGAACTTCTCGCGGCCCGGGGGACAGATCGTCGCTCAGTACTACAACTTCCTGCGCCTGGGGCGCGAGGGATACCGCAAGGTGCAGCAGTCCTGCTACGACACGGCGATGTATCTCGCGTCCGAGATCGACAAGCTCGGGCACTTCGACATCATCAACGGCGGCAGCCCGCAGGAGGGCATCCCGGCGGTGTCCTGGAAGCTCAAGGACGGAGTCGATCACGCCTTCACGCTGTTCGACCTCGCCGACCGTCTGCGCGCCCGCGGCTGGCAGGTGCCGGCCTACACGATGCCGAAGAACCGGGAGGATCTGCCGATCCAGCGGATCCTGGTGCGCGTCGGCTTCAGCCGTGACGAGGCATCCCTGCTCATGAACGACTACCGCGACGCGATCGCCCACTTCGACAAGCACCCGATCACGGTGCCGATGAGCGAGGAGGAGGCTGGGGCCTTCCACCACTGA
- a CDS encoding TRIC cation channel family protein gives MNEPVFVIPLWADLTAVGLGGVQGALFASGFRGQRRLDLLGVAIIGVVMGMGGGLIRDLLLNVPPATLQSNWYLITATLAALVGMLLANLFQRLNGVIVALDAVVIGLFGAFGTSKALTLGFPFVPAVFVGVCAAVGGGILRDMLMGLPTAIMHVGSLYAVAAGAGCLVLATLQAFGLDIVIAAVVGIVVTTVIRLLAVMFDISLPEQRALYRRKVAVETSAITLPKR, from the coding sequence GTGAACGAGCCGGTCTTCGTCATTCCGCTGTGGGCGGACCTCACCGCCGTGGGCCTCGGCGGCGTCCAGGGCGCGCTGTTCGCGTCGGGCTTCCGGGGTCAGCGACGACTCGACCTGCTCGGCGTCGCCATCATCGGGGTCGTGATGGGCATGGGCGGCGGACTCATCCGCGACCTGCTGCTCAATGTGCCGCCGGCGACCCTCCAGAGCAACTGGTACCTCATCACCGCGACGCTCGCGGCGCTGGTCGGCATGCTCCTCGCGAACCTCTTCCAGCGGCTGAACGGCGTGATCGTCGCGCTCGACGCCGTCGTCATCGGCCTCTTCGGCGCCTTCGGCACGAGCAAGGCACTGACCCTCGGCTTCCCCTTCGTCCCGGCGGTCTTCGTGGGCGTGTGCGCGGCCGTCGGCGGCGGCATCCTGCGCGACATGCTCATGGGTCTGCCGACCGCCATCATGCACGTCGGCTCGCTCTACGCGGTGGCCGCGGGAGCTGGATGCCTCGTCCTCGCGACGCTGCAGGCCTTCGGCCTCGACATCGTCATCGCCGCGGTCGTCGGCATCGTCGTGACCACCGTCATCCGTCTCCTCGCGGTGATGTTCGACATCTCGCTGCCCGAGCAGCGGGCGCTCTACCGGCGCAAGGTCGCGGTCGAGACGTCGGCGATCACGCTGCCGAAGCGGTGA
- a CDS encoding DUF2231 domain-containing protein — MTTSDPLQRAKRPRTVLAGPYGHPFHPIAVTIPIGAWTASIVFDLIGFFVEDPTPWAIGAQVLIAIGIVGALLAAILGFLDFSVIPSGMPAHRTALLHMTLNLAVTVLFAVNWFIRSGEDHDHVSVIGFVLSIVGLAILGISGWLGGKLAYHYGVRVANEETQRQGFV, encoded by the coding sequence ATGACGACTTCCGATCCGCTTCAGCGTGCAAAGCGACCCAGGACCGTGCTCGCCGGTCCCTACGGCCATCCGTTCCACCCGATCGCCGTGACCATTCCCATCGGGGCATGGACCGCGAGCATCGTGTTCGACCTCATCGGCTTCTTCGTCGAGGACCCCACGCCCTGGGCGATCGGCGCCCAGGTGCTCATCGCGATCGGGATCGTCGGAGCGCTTCTCGCCGCGATCCTCGGATTCCTCGACTTCTCGGTGATCCCGAGCGGCATGCCGGCGCACCGCACCGCGCTGCTGCATATGACCCTCAACCTCGCGGTGACCGTCCTCTTCGCCGTCAACTGGTTCATCCGCTCCGGTGAGGATCACGATCACGTGAGCGTCATCGGCTTCGTCCTGAGCATCGTCGGACTCGCGATACTCGGCATCTCGGGGTGGCTCGGCGGCAAGCTCGCGTACCACTACGGCGTGCGGGTGGCGAACGAGGAGACGCAGCGGCAGGGGTTCGTCTAG